A genomic region of Gemmata massiliana contains the following coding sequences:
- a CDS encoding ArsR/SmtB family transcription factor: MARTKAPASTQTDWFAACGEPTRLALIQALVAGDKTVTQLATELSTEMVNVSHHLKIMKDADLVTFVKDGRFMIYSLVNAAVVKGMLELTHTSGAKLSLPLE; this comes from the coding sequence GTGGCCCGCACCAAAGCCCCAGCGTCCACGCAAACCGACTGGTTCGCTGCGTGTGGCGAGCCGACCCGCCTCGCACTGATCCAGGCGCTAGTAGCGGGCGACAAAACGGTGACCCAGCTCGCGACCGAGTTGAGCACCGAGATGGTGAACGTGTCGCACCACCTCAAGATCATGAAGGACGCGGATCTGGTGACCTTCGTGAAGGACGGCCGGTTCATGATTTACTCGTTGGTGAACGCGGCCGTGGTAAAGGGGATGCTCGAACTGACGCACACGTCCGGGGCGAAGCTATCCCTGCCACTGGAATGA
- a CDS encoding SOS response-associated peptidase, whose translation MIPHWNTNPKHTGFVNARAETAPEKPAFRDPFRYRRCLVPATGFFEWRTAGKKKHPYFFRRKGGGGLTYAGIWDRWDGPAGPVETVAVLTVPANQLVKPLHERMAAILPEEHFAAWLDPKETRSANLLPLLAPYPAEQMEVWPVIPTAGTRGLVHDAIVPT comes from the coding sequence TTGATCCCGCACTGGAACACGAACCCGAAGCACACCGGATTCGTCAACGCGCGGGCCGAAACCGCGCCCGAGAAGCCCGCTTTCCGTGACCCGTTCCGGTACCGCCGGTGTTTGGTGCCGGCTACCGGGTTCTTCGAGTGGCGCACCGCGGGCAAGAAGAAGCACCCGTACTTCTTCCGCAGAAAGGGCGGTGGGGGGCTCACCTACGCGGGCATCTGGGATCGGTGGGACGGACCCGCGGGACCGGTCGAGACGGTCGCGGTGCTCACCGTGCCGGCCAACCAATTGGTGAAGCCGCTCCACGAGCGGATGGCCGCGATCCTGCCCGAAGAACACTTCGCGGCGTGGCTCGATCCGAAGGAAACCCGGTCCGCGAATCTGCTCCCGCTGCTTGCCCCGTACCCGGCCGAACAGATGGAGGTGTGGCCTGTGATCCCGACAGCCGGGACACGTGGGCTCGTCCATGACGCCATCGTACCAACTTGA
- a CDS encoding DUF6585 family protein: MAARSCSAWWSAASALSSESRPPPRLPNTFAHGFARVDSGGAWLCSWGRVRRIWADATVHVVNGQFAGRSLTYTVERDDGEKVVVTSALNRVEDFHHRLQEKTTARLLVGALLDLREGRPVNFGPIRATPDGLQVGAETHPWPTEGPAVLHEGIMRLPRVGRSPTVALASEVANLVVLLELP, encoded by the coding sequence GTGGCTGCGCGATCCTGTTCGGCCTGGTGGTCGGCGGCCTCGGCTTTGTCCAGCGAGTCGAGGCCGCCGCCTCGATTACCCAACACCTTCGCCCACGGCTTCGCCCGAGTGGACTCCGGAGGAGCCTGGTTGTGCTCCTGGGGCCGAGTCCGCCGGATCTGGGCCGATGCCACCGTGCATGTCGTGAACGGCCAGTTCGCCGGCAGGTCGCTGACCTACACCGTCGAGCGAGACGACGGCGAGAAGGTGGTCGTCACTTCGGCCTTGAACCGTGTGGAAGACTTCCACCACCGGTTGCAGGAGAAGACTACGGCCCGGCTGCTCGTCGGGGCGTTATTGGATCTCCGCGAGGGGCGACCGGTCAATTTCGGTCCAATCCGCGCGACGCCGGACGGGCTGCAAGTCGGGGCCGAGACGCACCCGTGGCCCACGGAAGGGCCGGCGGTCCTCCACGAGGGGATCATGCGGCTACCGCGGGTAGGGCGCTCACCGACGGTGGCCCTCGCATCCGAAGTGGCTAACCTTGTTGTCTTACTCGAACTGCCCTAG
- a CDS encoding sugar transferase has translation MTTPDRAPSAPVIDVREPDGWYARVKPVLDAALSLVFLAPALALIALAAVAIKLTSPGPILYTQTRLGRGGRPYTIWKLRTMRFRCEARSGARWSTPGDSRVTAVGRLLRATHIDELPQLWNVLRGEMSLVGPRPERPELIAALELERRVPGYPARLLVRPGVTGLAQLQLPPDTDVESVRRKVAYDLYYIRRMGLGLDLRLLLGTVLKVARGRPRALRAVLSLPHSDVVEAILRTG, from the coding sequence ATGACCACCCCAGACCGAGCACCTTCCGCTCCGGTAATCGATGTCCGTGAGCCCGACGGGTGGTACGCGCGAGTCAAACCCGTTCTCGATGCGGCTCTGTCCCTGGTGTTCCTCGCCCCGGCCCTGGCCCTGATCGCGCTGGCCGCGGTTGCCATCAAGCTCACGTCCCCGGGTCCGATCCTGTACACCCAAACGCGGCTCGGGCGCGGCGGGCGCCCGTACACAATCTGGAAGTTGCGCACCATGCGGTTCAGGTGCGAGGCCCGATCCGGGGCGCGTTGGTCGACACCGGGTGACAGTCGAGTGACCGCGGTCGGTCGGCTCCTTCGGGCCACACACATCGACGAACTGCCCCAGCTCTGGAACGTGCTGCGTGGTGAGATGAGTTTGGTCGGCCCGCGCCCCGAGCGCCCCGAGTTGATCGCCGCGCTCGAACTGGAGCGCCGGGTGCCCGGGTACCCAGCGCGGTTGCTGGTGCGCCCCGGGGTTACCGGGCTCGCGCAGCTCCAACTGCCCCCGGACACGGACGTCGAAAGTGTCCGGCGCAAGGTCGCCTATGATCTCTATTACATCCGGCGCATGGGCCTCGGGCTCGACCTGCGCCTGTTGCTCGGGACGGTGCTGAAAGTGGCCCGAGGCCGCCCTCGTGCGCTGCGAGCGGTACTCTCACTGCCGCACTCGGACGTGGTGGAGGCCATCCTACGCACCGGGTGA
- a CDS encoding RHS repeat-associated core domain-containing protein — protein sequence MSHIDDAGGTRSLNLTQTVTYDAPGFEGLFLWKYVVENASTTLHPSETINGEGYVNVEYFEDVELPVNFGTSTDWYKGYSDGIAYWTHDTHPFTKTYIAPGSTESFWFTTSPNWLADSSLELFQEDIKEDASYLYEANVKVPGGALPAFVPKSLATLGPLCVQSQVNPTAPPPLPNPQSSTGNPIRYVDGVNLVVAPGLSSTGFGGGWGTTQSWSNDPSYSAGTNAGNGWVAGDQPRLYRTGSSLYLVTDAITAHFFDGQGTPDGDGNYATYAPRFFYNTTVTYDGANDQFVITADDGTVYRYLDFGSARPVVSRGAFQSRTDPGGLITQVTSRDTDGRPLEVQAAQTVGGVTTTESYLYAYLGSGDTNAGKLASVTLRRKVGAGAWATVQQVAYAYYVSGDANGNWGDLKRLTVSDAAGSVLDQRYYRYYTGDTFNGATQIGYRGGLKYELGPDAYARLKAAQGGTDAAVETTADATVATYADKYFEYDALHRASKETVSGAGCTSCSAGQGAYTYSYTTSSNTIGHNSWATKTVETRPDGSTNTVYTNAFGGVMLTAFADVTTGLVSITYYQYDSKGRVVLVANPSAVTGYSNAYPDLVRFVSGNAQYLSDSSGLVTNYTYGASTTATTLVPGDAVWYLKTIAIRQGETSTAVPKESLTYIMNTVGGLNFFHLASDTVYRNDNGTGGQTTNYAYTFLAGTNQPATVTATLPTVTTAQNGSNSATAATVVSDAFGRPVWIRDEAGFITYTAYDTSSGAVVKIITDVDTAQTGTFTNLPSGWVTPPGGGLHLVTSYEVDSLGRATKTTYPNGRIDYTVYNDTAHEVRYYAGWDATTNRPTGPTAVVRVDRANGYSETLTMSAPPTVSGGRPTGTESVSQVQSLSRSYTNEAGQLTHTDAYFNPSGLAYSTSSALGAEGVNFYRTRYEYDNTGQLKRVQTPQGTITRYVRNGFGEVVSEWVGTDDTPTTGYWSPTNTTGTNLVKVREYQYDNGAVGDGNLTKVSEYPGGGAAARVTQTWYDWRNRAVAVKSGVETTESTSVNRQLVFYTYDNLDRVTMAQVYDADGVAPTVTGGVPQPLSASLLRAQGATEFDELGRAFRTRVFSVNPATGAVSTNSLATDTWYDARGLTIKTSAPNGLVQKWAYDGAGRVTTAYTGDWGGDAGYADADDVVGDTVLTQVEYVYDPSGNVRQVTTRDRFHDASGTGALGTPTTGIAARVSYMGYYYDLADRTIAAVDVGTNGGSSWSRPGAVPSRSATVLVTSTKYATDAVQVIKLTGSPTGGTFTLTFGVNTTGAIAYNASAATVQTALAGLASIGAGNVQVSAAAGGGWEIRFIGTKAGAYQSAIAANGAGLTGGTAPAASVSTINAGGDVGLAAEVTDAAGRVTRTYADALGRTTRTVANFVDGVVSDVDDKATGYMYNGAGITSVIAYLSGGGVQTTGYVYGVSSATGSAVESNEIVRLTQWADPTSGAASATEQESVTVNALGQTVTTTDRNGNVHVLTYDVLGRVVSDSVTASGTNVGMIETGYDTLGNASLVTSRDATNAIVNQVAREYNGLGQLTAEWQSHSGAVTGSTPKVQYAYNFNGGGTTNQSRLTSITYPSGYVLTFNYSSGINSAVSRVSSLSDPNGAVESYDYLGLDTVVRRAHSGPSLDLSYIKRAGESNGDAGDQYTGLDRFGRIVDQRWLNPTTGTATDRFQYGYDQAGNRTYRDNLVSATLGEVYTYDALDQLTAYSRGTLNGTKTGVTGTASRTQNWDYDALGNFDSVTTNGTAQARTANKQNEITSISGVTTPTYDANGNMTKDETGKLYVYDAWNRLVTVKNSGGTVLKTYTYDGLNRRITETASGTTTDLFYSRDWQVLEEKVGSTTKTRYVWSPVYVNAMVLRDRDADGSTGNGLEERLWVQQDANFNVTALANSSGAVVERYLYDPYGNVTVTNASGTTLGSSAYAWAHTFQGMRLDTTSGFLEANQRWYSPILGRWVTLDPIRYAAGDMNLYRFVGNNSTNVTDPSGLDPLISVAPTGPDSPGGKFAHGVIDTIAEPFRIGGDLIRVGQWTVNTQLLGREMYEPDWHSNLAKKAPQANASPEEWDEYAKKSFKKHAKNSAIAVITFGAGKAAGPIIRKLRKPACVNCFPADTVVGTEHGLKPIQDVRAADRVWAFDLVVGEWKLRQVIETYRHEHDGDMVTATVAGEMIESTGHHPWWVARGEGLRGRPQPEHVPDNPDGYDRGGRWVDAIDLRVGDVLLLRSGEEAAITELVARHAKLPVYNFHVEELHCYAVGRAQILVHNNSVDVKSLNIAGSTDAVFHPEIVQGMRLQIRANSKKFWADALAKDGPIEIWEIGGKRYLFNGNHRYRAALAEDVAIPEANLKIIDKTGSKIPTFGLNEMVPAPGLK from the coding sequence ATGTCTCACATTGACGATGCTGGAGGCACCCGATCCCTAAATCTGACGCAGACGGTGACTTACGACGCTCCTGGGTTCGAAGGTTTGTTTCTCTGGAAGTATGTGGTCGAGAACGCTTCTACCACCCTGCACCCGTCCGAGACTATCAACGGCGAAGGGTACGTGAATGTCGAATACTTCGAGGATGTGGAGCTTCCGGTTAATTTCGGAACCTCAACCGACTGGTACAAAGGGTATTCGGACGGGATTGCTTATTGGACGCACGACACGCATCCGTTCACCAAGACCTACATCGCGCCAGGCTCGACAGAATCGTTCTGGTTCACGACCTCACCGAACTGGCTCGCCGATAGTAGCTTGGAGCTGTTTCAAGAGGACATTAAGGAAGACGCTTCGTACCTCTATGAGGCGAACGTTAAAGTTCCGGGCGGGGCTCTGCCGGCGTTTGTCCCAAAATCACTCGCCACGCTGGGGCCACTCTGCGTCCAAAGTCAAGTTAACCCGACGGCCCCGCCGCCGCTACCCAACCCTCAATCATCAACCGGTAATCCGATCCGGTACGTGGACGGGGTCAACCTAGTTGTTGCTCCTGGGCTGTCGTCCACCGGCTTCGGAGGTGGGTGGGGGACTACTCAGTCTTGGTCCAACGATCCAAGCTACTCAGCTGGCACTAACGCCGGGAACGGGTGGGTGGCCGGAGACCAACCCCGGCTGTACCGCACTGGGTCGAGCCTCTACTTGGTGACCGATGCCATCACCGCGCACTTCTTCGACGGCCAAGGCACCCCGGACGGAGACGGGAACTACGCCACGTATGCCCCCCGCTTCTTTTACAACACCACGGTCACCTACGACGGGGCCAACGATCAATTCGTGATTACCGCGGACGACGGGACTGTGTATCGGTACCTGGACTTCGGATCGGCCCGGCCGGTGGTCTCGCGCGGGGCGTTCCAGTCGCGCACGGACCCGGGAGGCTTAATTACTCAAGTCACCTCTCGCGACACCGACGGGCGCCCACTCGAGGTACAGGCGGCTCAGACGGTGGGCGGGGTGACGACGACCGAATCGTACCTGTACGCGTATCTGGGCTCGGGCGACACGAACGCCGGGAAGCTGGCCTCGGTGACCCTGCGCCGCAAGGTCGGGGCCGGCGCCTGGGCCACGGTCCAACAGGTCGCGTACGCGTACTACGTGTCGGGGGACGCCAACGGCAACTGGGGCGACCTCAAGCGCCTGACCGTGAGCGATGCGGCCGGTTCGGTGCTCGACCAGCGGTACTACCGTTATTACACCGGCGACACGTTCAACGGGGCCACACAGATCGGATACCGGGGCGGGCTCAAGTACGAGCTGGGACCGGACGCGTACGCGCGACTCAAGGCGGCACAGGGTGGAACCGATGCGGCCGTTGAGACGACCGCGGACGCGACCGTGGCGACGTACGCGGACAAGTATTTCGAGTACGACGCTCTACATCGAGCCAGCAAGGAGACGGTCTCGGGAGCCGGGTGCACCTCGTGTTCGGCGGGTCAGGGTGCGTACACGTACTCGTACACGACCAGCTCCAACACGATCGGGCACAACTCGTGGGCCACAAAGACGGTCGAGACGCGCCCGGACGGGAGCACCAATACCGTTTACACGAACGCGTTCGGCGGGGTGATGCTCACGGCCTTTGCGGACGTGACCACCGGGTTGGTGTCGATCACGTACTACCAGTACGACTCAAAGGGGCGGGTGGTACTGGTCGCGAACCCGTCAGCGGTGACCGGGTACAGCAACGCATACCCGGATCTGGTACGTTTTGTCTCGGGCAACGCTCAGTATCTGAGTGATTCGTCCGGATTGGTGACGAATTACACGTACGGGGCCTCGACCACGGCGACGACGCTGGTGCCCGGGGACGCAGTGTGGTACCTCAAGACAATTGCAATTCGACAGGGGGAGACGAGTACGGCGGTGCCCAAGGAGTCGCTCACGTACATCATGAACACGGTGGGGGGGCTCAACTTCTTCCACCTCGCGTCGGACACCGTGTACCGGAACGATAACGGGACCGGGGGGCAAACCACCAACTACGCCTACACGTTCCTGGCGGGCACCAACCAACCGGCCACGGTTACGGCCACCCTGCCGACGGTGACCACCGCGCAGAATGGGTCGAACAGCGCGACCGCGGCCACGGTCGTTAGCGACGCGTTCGGTCGCCCGGTGTGGATCAGGGATGAGGCCGGGTTCATTACATACACCGCTTATGATACTTCTAGCGGTGCGGTGGTGAAAATCATCACGGACGTGGATACGGCTCAGACGGGTACGTTCACGAACCTGCCGAGCGGATGGGTTACGCCCCCGGGCGGCGGGTTGCATCTCGTGACCTCGTACGAGGTGGATTCACTCGGCCGAGCCACCAAAACCACGTACCCGAACGGGCGCATCGACTACACGGTGTACAACGACACGGCCCACGAGGTGCGGTACTACGCCGGGTGGGACGCTACCACGAACCGCCCGACCGGGCCGACCGCAGTGGTTCGAGTGGACCGAGCCAACGGGTATTCCGAGACCCTGACGATGAGTGCCCCCCCGACCGTGTCGGGGGGGCGCCCGACCGGGACCGAGTCCGTTTCGCAGGTGCAGTCGCTGTCGCGCAGCTACACCAACGAGGCGGGGCAGTTGACCCACACTGACGCGTACTTCAACCCGTCCGGGCTCGCGTACTCGACCTCGAGCGCGCTCGGGGCCGAGGGCGTGAATTTCTATCGCACCCGGTACGAGTACGACAACACCGGGCAGCTGAAGCGGGTGCAAACGCCCCAGGGCACGATCACCCGGTACGTGCGCAACGGGTTCGGGGAGGTCGTGAGCGAGTGGGTCGGGACCGACGACACGCCCACGACCGGGTACTGGTCCCCGACGAACACCACGGGCACCAACTTGGTGAAGGTGCGCGAGTACCAGTACGACAACGGCGCCGTCGGAGACGGGAACCTGACCAAAGTGTCCGAGTACCCGGGCGGCGGCGCGGCGGCGCGCGTGACCCAGACGTGGTACGACTGGCGCAACCGGGCCGTGGCCGTCAAGAGTGGGGTCGAGACGACCGAGTCGACCTCGGTGAACCGGCAACTAGTGTTCTATACATACGACAATCTGGACCGGGTCACGATGGCCCAGGTGTACGACGCGGACGGGGTCGCTCCGACCGTGACGGGCGGGGTGCCGCAACCGTTGTCCGCGAGCCTGCTCCGGGCACAAGGGGCGACCGAGTTCGACGAGTTGGGGCGCGCGTTCCGGACCCGGGTGTTCAGTGTGAACCCGGCCACCGGGGCCGTGAGCACTAACAGCTTGGCCACCGACACCTGGTACGACGCGCGCGGGCTGACGATCAAGACGTCCGCGCCGAACGGGCTGGTGCAGAAATGGGCGTACGATGGGGCCGGGCGCGTCACGACCGCGTACACCGGGGACTGGGGCGGTGACGCAGGGTACGCGGACGCGGACGACGTGGTCGGGGACACGGTTCTGACTCAGGTCGAGTACGTGTACGACCCGAGCGGGAACGTGCGCCAGGTGACCACGCGGGACCGGTTCCACGACGCGAGCGGGACCGGGGCGCTGGGAACCCCGACGACCGGGATCGCGGCCCGGGTCAGCTACATGGGATACTACTACGACCTCGCGGACCGCACGATCGCGGCCGTGGACGTGGGCACCAACGGGGGCTCATCGTGGAGCCGACCGGGCGCCGTGCCGAGTCGGTCCGCGACCGTGCTCGTGACCTCGACCAAGTACGCGACCGACGCAGTCCAGGTGATCAAGTTGACCGGCAGTCCGACCGGGGGCACGTTCACCCTCACGTTCGGCGTGAACACGACCGGGGCCATCGCGTACAACGCGTCGGCCGCGACCGTGCAGACCGCGCTCGCGGGGCTCGCGTCGATCGGGGCCGGGAACGTACAGGTCTCGGCCGCGGCGGGCGGGGGTTGGGAAATCCGGTTCATCGGGACCAAGGCGGGCGCGTACCAGTCGGCGATCGCGGCCAACGGGGCCGGGCTCACGGGCGGGACCGCGCCGGCCGCCTCCGTGTCCACGATCAACGCGGGCGGGGACGTAGGTCTCGCGGCCGAGGTGACGGATGCGGCGGGGCGCGTGACCCGGACCTACGCGGACGCGCTCGGGCGCACCACGCGCACGGTCGCGAACTTCGTGGACGGGGTAGTGTCAGACGTCGACGATAAGGCCACGGGGTACATGTACAACGGGGCCGGGATCACGAGTGTGATCGCGTACCTGTCGGGCGGGGGTGTGCAGACCACCGGGTACGTGTACGGGGTCTCGTCCGCGACCGGCAGCGCCGTCGAATCCAACGAGATCGTGCGCCTGACCCAGTGGGCCGACCCGACCTCCGGCGCGGCCAGCGCGACCGAGCAGGAATCGGTGACGGTCAACGCGCTCGGGCAGACGGTCACCACAACGGACCGTAACGGGAACGTCCACGTGCTGACGTATGACGTACTCGGGCGCGTGGTGAGCGACTCGGTGACCGCGTCCGGCACCAACGTGGGGATGATCGAGACGGGCTACGACACGCTCGGGAACGCGTCCCTGGTCACGAGCCGGGACGCGACCAACGCGATCGTGAATCAGGTCGCCCGGGAGTACAACGGACTGGGCCAGTTGACGGCCGAGTGGCAGTCGCACTCGGGCGCGGTGACCGGGAGCACGCCCAAGGTCCAGTACGCGTACAACTTCAACGGGGGCGGGACCACGAACCAGTCCCGGCTCACGTCCATCACGTACCCGTCGGGCTACGTACTCACGTTCAACTACTCGTCCGGGATCAACAGCGCGGTCAGCCGGGTGTCCTCGCTGAGCGACCCGAACGGAGCCGTGGAGAGCTACGACTACCTGGGCCTCGATACCGTGGTCCGGCGCGCACACTCGGGTCCGAGCCTGGACCTGAGCTACATCAAGCGCGCGGGCGAGTCGAACGGGGACGCGGGGGACCAGTACACCGGGCTCGACCGGTTCGGGCGCATAGTCGACCAGCGCTGGCTCAACCCGACGACGGGCACCGCGACGGACCGGTTCCAGTACGGGTACGATCAGGCCGGGAACCGCACGTACCGGGACAACCTGGTGAGCGCGACCCTTGGGGAGGTGTACACCTACGACGCGCTGGACCAACTGACCGCGTACAGCCGGGGCACGCTCAACGGGACCAAGACCGGGGTCACGGGAACCGCGTCCCGGACCCAGAACTGGGACTACGACGCGCTAGGTAACTTCGACAGCGTGACCACCAACGGCACGGCGCAGGCGCGCACGGCCAACAAGCAGAACGAGATCACGAGCATCAGCGGGGTGACGACGCCCACCTACGATGCGAACGGGAACATGACCAAGGACGAGACCGGTAAGTTGTACGTGTACGACGCGTGGAACCGGCTCGTGACCGTCAAAAACTCGGGCGGGACCGTACTCAAGACGTACACCTACGACGGGCTCAACCGGCGCATCACCGAGACCGCGAGCGGGACCACGACGGACCTGTTCTACTCTAGGGACTGGCAGGTACTCGAAGAGAAGGTCGGGAGCACCACGAAGACCCGGTACGTGTGGAGCCCCGTGTACGTGAACGCGATGGTGCTCCGGGACCGGGACGCGGACGGGAGCACGGGCAACGGGTTAGAGGAGCGCCTGTGGGTGCAGCAGGATGCCAACTTTAACGTGACCGCGCTCGCGAACAGCAGCGGGGCCGTGGTCGAGCGCTACCTCTACGACCCGTACGGGAATGTCACCGTCACGAACGCGAGCGGGACCACGCTCGGCAGCAGCGCGTATGCGTGGGCACACACGTTCCAGGGCATGCGGCTCGATACGACCTCGGGGTTCCTCGAGGCCAACCAGCGCTGGTACAGCCCGATCCTCGGACGGTGGGTTACGCTGGACCCGATCCGGTACGCGGCGGGAGACATGAATCTATATCGGTTCGTTGGGAATAACTCAACGAATGTAACGGACCCCAGCGGCCTCGATCCATTAATTAGTGTAGCACCGACGGGTCCAGACTCACCCGGAGGTAAGTTCGCTCACGGGGTGATTGACACCATCGCGGAACCGTTCCGGATCGGCGGGGATCTGATCCGGGTGGGACAGTGGACGGTGAATACACAGCTTCTCGGTCGAGAGATGTACGAACCGGACTGGCATAGCAACCTCGCCAAGAAGGCCCCCCAGGCCAATGCCTCGCCCGAAGAATGGGACGAATATGCAAAAAAATCCTTTAAAAAGCACGCAAAAAATAGTGCAATTGCAGTTATAACGTTTGGCGCCGGAAAAGCGGCTGGCCCAATCATTCGCAAACTTCGTAAGCCGGCATGCGTAAATTGCTTTCCCGCGGACACGGTAGTAGGCACCGAGCACGGCCTCAAGCCGATTCAGGACGTGCGGGCGGCGGATCGGGTGTGGGCGTTCGACCTCGTAGTCGGTGAGTGGAAGTTGCGCCAAGTCATCGAGACGTACCGGCATGAGCACGACGGTGACATGGTCACCGCGACGGTGGCCGGAGAGATGATCGAATCGACCGGCCACCACCCGTGGTGGGTGGCCCGGGGCGAGGGGTTGCGTGGTCGCCCGCAGCCCGAACACGTCCCCGACAACCCGGACGGGTACGACCGGGGCGGGCGGTGGGTGGACGCCATCGACTTACGGGTTGGGGACGTTCTCCTGCTCCGCTCGGGGGAAGAGGCCGCGATCACCGAACTGGTGGCCCGACACGCCAAACTGCCGGTGTACAACTTCCACGTCGAGGAGTTGCACTGCTACGCCGTCGGCCGCGCCCAAATCCTCGTCCATAACAACTCGGTTGATGTGAAATCTCTCAACATCGCTGGCTCGACGGATGCGGTCTTCCACCCCGAGATTGTCCAGGGGATGAGGTTACAAATTCGCGCAAATTCGAAAAAATTCTGGGCAGACGCCCTTGCCAAAGACGGCCCAATTGAAATTTGGGAAATCGGCGGCAAGCGGTACCTATTCAACGGCAACCACCGCTATAGAGCAGCTCTGGCAGAAGACGTCGCAATTCCTGAAGCGAACCTCAAGATCATCGACAAAACGGGAAGCAAGATCCCGACCTTCGGCCTCAACGAAATGGTTCCGGCGCCGGGACTCAAGTGA
- a CDS encoding SOS response-associated peptidase family protein, which yields MCARLTTSVTRPEIANLFGLAGYAIAPETAPDARYNVAPSAILSVARVTNGVRERADLRWS from the coding sequence ATGTGCGCACGTCTCACCACCTCCGTAACCCGACCCGAGATCGCGAACCTGTTCGGTTTGGCCGGATACGCGATCGCGCCCGAGACGGCACCCGACGCGAGGTACAATGTGGCCCCGTCCGCGATCCTGTCCGTGGCGAGGGTCACGAACGGGGTTCGCGAACGGGCGGATTTGCGCTGGAGTTGA
- a CDS encoding DUF6941 family protein, whose amino-acid sequence MNGPEPVVLAVVLCDAVHTDHATGKRTLLGTFSRINASHFPVTHPRMAVYVCLTECHGEVPLTFRIVDSSDDRPVFEGSNVIEVNDPLAVVELDIQLGALTFPEAGEYRVQILSNGPPLLERRLLVVPITVPDHAPEDG is encoded by the coding sequence ATGAACGGACCCGAACCCGTCGTTCTGGCGGTCGTGCTCTGCGACGCGGTGCATACGGACCACGCGACGGGCAAGCGGACCTTGCTCGGTACGTTCTCCCGAATTAATGCGTCCCATTTTCCCGTGACGCACCCACGAATGGCGGTCTATGTTTGTTTAACCGAGTGCCACGGTGAGGTGCCCCTGACGTTCCGGATCGTCGACTCGAGCGACGACCGCCCGGTCTTCGAGGGGTCCAACGTGATCGAAGTGAACGACCCGTTGGCGGTCGTCGAATTAGACATCCAGCTCGGGGCGCTCACGTTCCCCGAAGCCGGTGAGTACCGGGTCCAGATCCTCTCGAACGGGCCACCGCTCCTGGAACGGCGGCTGCTCGTGGTTCCCATAACTGTTCCGGATCACGCACCAGAGGACGGGTAG
- a CDS encoding DUF6896 domain-containing protein encodes MDTLTAQFLMACKQFVRIRRPLVEDLASALGVPSQELFYLWMERRCRPRGSLPNGVWEYYFHGYQCDFKHGSDGRFLRFDFAPGGATEAFTAWGVTQFVMTTKSPWPEFSELQSHLAAKPPPYNELSGDVGRAVQLCEGLEKEGFVSVAAPDLIAFGRQHTTLNTEGIAVQRLPDDTPERTWLDVSVADRKVVTAEGQSFLASRDR; translated from the coding sequence ATGGATACGCTGACCGCTCAATTTCTGATGGCCTGCAAGCAGTTTGTAAGGATCCGGCGGCCGCTGGTGGAAGACCTCGCGTCCGCGCTCGGCGTTCCTTCCCAGGAACTGTTTTACCTTTGGATGGAAAGGCGCTGTCGCCCTCGAGGCTCATTGCCGAACGGGGTGTGGGAGTACTACTTTCACGGCTATCAATGTGATTTCAAACACGGGTCCGATGGCCGTTTCTTGCGGTTCGACTTCGCCCCTGGGGGTGCGACCGAAGCGTTTACTGCATGGGGGGTAACTCAGTTCGTGATGACGACAAAATCTCCCTGGCCCGAGTTCTCCGAGTTGCAATCGCACCTCGCGGCAAAGCCGCCCCCCTACAACGAACTCTCTGGTGACGTTGGGCGTGCGGTTCAGCTATGCGAGGGGTTGGAGAAGGAAGGGTTCGTCAGTGTTGCAGCCCCCGATCTGATCGCCTTCGGTCGGCAACACACGACACTTAACACCGAAGGGATCGCCGTGCAGCGGCTGCCAGACGACACCCCCGAACGGACGTGGCTCGACGTGTCGGTGGCTGACAGGAAAGTGGTGACTGCCGAGGGCCAATCATTCCTGGCGAGCCGCGATCGGTAG